A genomic segment from Vicinamibacterales bacterium encodes:
- a CDS encoding SUMF1/EgtB/PvdO family nonheme iron enzyme yields MDPDDRPTRSTPLTGLALLTLLVGIAAVWLFFQAPSAGPTQQLQPALDSTAVAGFLTEQWFLPDTAMLGFVEIPAGPFLMGSDAAVDTLAFDNERWSSDHAQQTVELPTFYIGQYEVTVAQFRAFVAATDFRVDPQMLESQLDHPVTSVSWPDALAYCRWLETALKESPETPAQLRDLLHDHWKIGLPSEAEWEKAARGTDGRIYPWGDRPRQNRANYTGEGTTPVGSFDCPDCTFGLSDMSGNVWEWTRSPYQPYPYTRTDNFENLDSDALWVMRGGSFIDSEQNIRAAVRGGADPGARRPFIGFRLVLSHF; encoded by the coding sequence ATGGATCCCGACGATAGGCCGACGCGTTCGACGCCCCTTACCGGCTTAGCACTACTGACACTCCTCGTCGGTATAGCGGCAGTCTGGTTGTTCTTTCAAGCGCCATCGGCTGGACCGACTCAGCAATTACAGCCTGCGCTTGACTCGACAGCTGTGGCTGGATTCCTGACGGAACAATGGTTCCTGCCGGACACTGCGATGCTGGGATTCGTGGAAATTCCCGCTGGACCCTTTCTGATGGGAAGCGACGCGGCGGTCGATACCCTCGCCTTCGACAATGAGCGATGGTCTAGTGACCACGCGCAGCAAACGGTCGAACTCCCGACGTTTTATATCGGTCAATATGAGGTTACCGTTGCTCAGTTCAGAGCCTTCGTCGCTGCGACTGACTTTCGCGTGGATCCACAGATGCTAGAGAGCCAGCTCGATCATCCAGTCACCTCGGTCTCCTGGCCGGATGCGCTTGCGTATTGTCGATGGCTCGAAACTGCACTCAAGGAGTCTCCGGAAACGCCAGCCCAATTACGCGACTTGCTCCATGACCACTGGAAGATTGGTTTGCCAAGCGAGGCAGAATGGGAAAAGGCGGCACGGGGAACAGATGGCCGCATCTACCCGTGGGGGGACCGTCCGAGACAGAACCGAGCCAATTACACTGGGGAAGGCACGACCCCGGTAGGAAGTTTCGATTGCCCAGATTGTACTTTTGGTCTCTCTGACATGAGCGGGAACGTCTGGGAGTGGACACGAAGTCCCTATCAGCCCTACCCCTACACTCGTACGGATAACTTTGAAAACCTTGACAGTGACGCCCTCTGGGTTATGCGAGGAGGCTCGTTCATTGATTCAGAGCAGAATATCCGTGCCGCCGTTCGGGGTGGCGCTGATCCCGGTGCGCGCCGGCCATTTATTGGGTTTCGCTTGGTCCTATCGCACTTTTAA
- a CDS encoding DUF5916 domain-containing protein, with protein sequence MRYVGLSLGIITVLQLLITSDVCAQALSGERKQALAVRVNTAIQVDGRLDEIAWQTAAPVVDFIQKEPVEGAEPTDRMEVRFIYDNTALYVGARMFASGPIQSMLSRRDDGAQVESIEIELDTFLDRRTAYSFGVTAAGVRLDHFHPTDTETNEDTEYDPVWRARTEFTVDGWTAELWLPFSQLRFNARDEHVWGLNIKRDVPSLDEENYWTLIRRTETGWASRFGELHGLQGVTSGRRLEVVPYVAGSSSVNADRDLANPFDDGKNLSGRAGADLKFGLGSNLTLDVTVNPDFGQIDADPAEVNLTAFETIFPELRPFFLEGNNVLTAGTGNYYYSRRIGARSSGSASGDYVDYPDTTTILGAGKLTGRLSSGTSIGLLGAVTDEEFAKTSTGGEEARVRVTPRSAWGVARVMQEIGDQGSVLGAHLTTLHREMSPTDALAARLSRNAVTGGADAKLRFGDRTYEADFAAGFTHIDGEPEAIAGYQRRNSHLLQRIDQPVIRFDGTRRSINGGQLSARLNKVAGRHWLWRANIQIESPEFEPSDFGRLNFAGDYMNSARVTYRETAPGSLFRRYSFTLNLNQYLYFDRELGARYKIDSNNSFTFLNFMRTDLNITRFFRGLDAQLTRGGPVMGVPLGWSYTWVLRNRETSRTRWGGSANYQSNELGDETWRINGGVSFRPSPSLQVAIRNEFRDENGTRGSFQGPINRQYLTTVDGGRSETYGQRYIFGVPDGVTISSQLRVNYTFKPDLTLDVYAEPFAASGRYVRFGELLVPRGPELRYYGTDGTTIEPLADGKQLVTDGSATFELRNYDFNVRSFRSNVVLRWEWRPGSNLFVVWQQNRASRVAEGQNVGLGDLLGSLSAAGDNIFAVKMTFWTSP encoded by the coding sequence GTGCGCTACGTCGGCCTCTCACTGGGAATAATTACGGTTTTGCAACTGCTCATCACGTCCGACGTCTGTGCGCAGGCACTCTCGGGTGAACGGAAGCAGGCACTTGCGGTGCGCGTGAACACTGCAATTCAAGTTGATGGGCGTCTCGATGAAATCGCCTGGCAGACAGCGGCGCCCGTGGTTGACTTTATTCAGAAAGAACCGGTCGAGGGAGCGGAGCCAACCGACCGCATGGAGGTGCGTTTCATTTACGATAACACGGCGCTGTACGTCGGAGCTCGCATGTTTGCTTCGGGGCCGATTCAGTCGATGCTCAGCCGACGTGATGATGGCGCACAGGTCGAGTCGATCGAGATCGAATTAGACACGTTTCTTGATCGCCGCACGGCATACAGTTTCGGCGTAACTGCTGCTGGGGTCCGGCTCGATCATTTTCATCCAACCGACACCGAGACAAATGAGGACACTGAATATGACCCGGTCTGGCGGGCCAGGACGGAGTTTACGGTTGATGGTTGGACGGCCGAGCTGTGGTTACCATTTTCACAGCTACGATTTAATGCCCGAGATGAGCATGTGTGGGGCCTGAACATCAAGCGGGACGTGCCGTCATTGGACGAGGAGAATTACTGGACACTTATACGGCGCACAGAGACCGGCTGGGCATCTCGGTTTGGCGAGCTACACGGGCTCCAAGGAGTTACTTCCGGTCGTCGGCTTGAGGTTGTGCCCTACGTAGCGGGTTCGTCGTCGGTTAACGCAGACCGGGATTTGGCGAATCCGTTTGATGATGGCAAGAATCTTAGTGGACGGGCTGGTGCAGACTTGAAATTTGGTCTCGGTTCCAACCTCACCCTCGACGTCACAGTAAATCCGGATTTTGGCCAGATTGATGCTGACCCAGCCGAAGTAAATCTGACAGCCTTTGAAACTATTTTTCCTGAACTTCGGCCATTTTTTCTTGAGGGGAACAACGTTTTGACTGCTGGTACCGGGAACTATTACTACTCCCGACGGATTGGTGCTCGTTCGAGTGGTTCGGCTTCCGGTGATTACGTGGACTATCCCGATACGACCACGATTCTTGGAGCCGGGAAACTGACAGGCCGATTATCCTCTGGCACCTCGATCGGCCTGTTGGGTGCAGTCACTGATGAAGAGTTTGCAAAGACCTCGACCGGTGGAGAGGAAGCGCGTGTGCGGGTAACTCCGCGTTCAGCTTGGGGGGTCGCTCGGGTAATGCAAGAAATCGGAGATCAAGGTTCCGTTCTAGGGGCGCATTTAACGACATTGCACCGTGAGATGTCACCAACGGACGCACTGGCCGCACGTCTGAGTCGAAATGCTGTCACAGGTGGAGCGGATGCGAAATTACGATTTGGCGACCGGACCTACGAGGCTGACTTTGCCGCGGGATTCACACACATTGATGGGGAGCCCGAAGCGATTGCTGGCTACCAGCGGAGAAACTCCCATTTATTGCAACGAATAGACCAACCCGTGATCCGGTTCGACGGGACTCGCCGTTCGATCAACGGTGGACAGCTCAGTGCGAGGCTCAATAAAGTCGCTGGCCGGCATTGGTTATGGCGAGCAAATATACAGATCGAATCACCTGAATTCGAGCCAAGTGATTTTGGTCGCCTCAACTTCGCTGGAGACTACATGAATAGTGCGCGGGTGACGTATCGGGAGACTGCACCCGGGTCATTGTTTCGCCGCTATTCATTCACGCTGAACCTGAACCAATACTTATACTTTGACCGGGAGTTGGGGGCGCGATACAAGATCGACAGCAACAATAGTTTCACTTTCTTGAACTTTATGCGGACTGATTTGAATATCACCCGGTTTTTCCGAGGTCTAGATGCTCAACTAACACGGGGTGGACCAGTAATGGGGGTGCCACTTGGGTGGAGTTACACTTGGGTGTTGCGGAACCGCGAAACCAGCCGGACACGGTGGGGAGGTTCCGCAAACTATCAGTCGAATGAATTAGGCGACGAAACGTGGCGAATCAATGGGGGTGTCTCCTTTCGGCCTTCACCATCGTTGCAGGTTGCGATCCGCAATGAGTTTCGTGATGAGAATGGCACCCGGGGAAGTTTTCAAGGACCAATCAATCGGCAGTACCTTACGACAGTCGACGGTGGCCGGTCAGAAACCTATGGGCAGCGCTATATCTTCGGTGTTCCAGATGGCGTGACGATTTCTAGTCAATTGCGGGTCAATTACACTTTCAAGCCGGACCTGACGCTCGATGTGTATGCAGAGCCCTTTGCCGCTAGCGGCCGTTACGTTCGGTTTGGCGAGTTGCTGGTACCGCGTGGGCCAGAGCTACGCTATTACGGAACAGACGGCACGACAATCGAACCGCTTGCCGATGGCAAACAGCTCGTTACTGATGGAAGTGCAACCTTCGAGCTAAGAAACTACGATTTTAATGTGCGATCGTTTCGGAGCAATGTGGTGTTGCGATGGGAGTGGCGTCCAGGCAGCAATCTCTTTGTGGTTTGGCAGCAGAACCGAGCGAGCCGGGTCGCCGAAGGCCAAAACGTTGGCCTCGGCGACCTTCTTGGCTCGTTGTCAGCTGCCGGTGACAACATCTTCGCGGTCAAAATGACGTTCTGGACGTCTCCGTAA
- a CDS encoding arylsulfatase yields MPRNPTLIRYPSLAAALVSMVFLSSCQITNSIPEYGSKGIPDTSKTRPNILLIVADDMGYTDIGSFGSEIPTPSLDALAMNGVRFANFHAAPSCAPTRAMLMSGVTNREAGVTDSVEAVLSNNIAGPLPALLQDAGYRTYMAGKWHLGHEHEQSPTARGFHASYALVRAGDNHLGTSNFPSDIVAYRENGQVVELPDDWFSTALYTNKLIELLRDGEDAEQPWFGYLAFTAPHWPLQAPTDWRDRAVGRYDEGYDVLRADRIKRTRELGIIPETTSVNDYIGVAPAWESLDSESKRQQARAMELYAAMVENMDFHVGRMVDYLKTSNQFEDTVILFFSDNGASGSDSSFRPRTIPRTDWDNSLSNMGHEGSFVAIGRGWAEATTAPFRNVKGSLYEGGTRAAAFLHHRSIPQSGNIDRGYLTVMDVLPTLLEIAGAVHPGIEFQGKPVLPIRGRSFWDRARGNTAPVHDESDVIPWMTSDERAALVRGDWKLVRESANENPDSQSAWQLYDLVEDPWESTDLTGAHPQESAELIELWHNYRAGL; encoded by the coding sequence ATGCCAAGAAACCCGACACTTATCCGTTACCCATCCCTTGCTGCCGCGCTTGTATCCATGGTTTTTCTTTCGAGCTGTCAAATTACAAATTCCATTCCTGAATACGGGTCGAAGGGAATTCCTGACACCTCGAAGACGCGACCAAACATCTTACTCATCGTTGCGGATGACATGGGCTATACCGATATCGGGTCGTTCGGTAGCGAGATCCCCACGCCTAGTTTGGATGCGCTGGCGATGAACGGGGTTCGCTTTGCTAATTTCCACGCTGCACCTAGCTGCGCGCCCACACGAGCCATGCTCATGTCGGGAGTAACGAATCGCGAGGCGGGTGTTACGGATTCAGTCGAAGCGGTATTATCGAACAACATTGCGGGCCCCTTGCCTGCTCTCCTCCAAGATGCGGGCTACCGCACCTACATGGCTGGGAAGTGGCATCTGGGACATGAACACGAACAAAGTCCTACTGCCCGAGGTTTTCACGCCTCGTATGCGCTGGTCCGCGCCGGCGATAATCACTTGGGCACGAGCAACTTTCCCTCTGACATCGTTGCTTATCGTGAAAACGGTCAAGTCGTCGAACTTCCAGATGATTGGTTCTCAACTGCACTCTATACGAACAAGCTCATTGAATTATTGCGTGACGGAGAAGACGCTGAACAACCCTGGTTCGGTTACCTGGCGTTCACAGCACCACACTGGCCACTGCAAGCACCGACGGACTGGCGTGACCGGGCTGTAGGGCGTTATGACGAGGGATACGACGTGCTCCGCGCAGACCGCATCAAGCGCACTCGGGAACTCGGAATCATCCCAGAGACCACCAGTGTTAACGACTACATTGGCGTCGCGCCCGCGTGGGAGAGTCTAGACTCCGAGTCGAAACGTCAGCAGGCGCGAGCCATGGAACTCTATGCCGCTATGGTCGAAAACATGGATTTCCATGTCGGTCGCATGGTGGATTACCTAAAGACCAGTAACCAGTTCGAAGACACCGTCATTCTTTTCTTCTCAGACAACGGCGCGTCCGGCAGCGACTCGAGTTTCCGCCCAAGAACGATACCCCGCACAGACTGGGATAACAGCTTGTCCAATATGGGCCATGAAGGATCGTTCGTCGCTATCGGCCGGGGATGGGCCGAGGCCACCACGGCTCCGTTTCGAAACGTCAAAGGTTCACTCTACGAAGGGGGCACACGGGCGGCAGCCTTCCTACACCACAGGTCGATTCCACAAAGTGGAAACATTGACCGTGGCTACCTAACAGTGATGGACGTGCTCCCGACCCTCCTGGAAATCGCCGGGGCGGTACACCCCGGAATCGAATTTCAGGGCAAGCCCGTCCTCCCCATCCGAGGGCGGTCGTTCTGGGACCGGGCTAGGGGCAACACGGCTCCAGTTCACGATGAATCCGACGTCATCCCCTGGATGACATCGGACGAACGTGCTGCTTTAGTACGCGGAGACTGGAAGCTCGTGCGAGAGTCAGCGAATGAAAACCCCGACAGTCAATCAGCCTGGCAGCTCTATGACTTGGTCGAAGACCCCTGGGAATCAACTGACCTCACAGGCGCCCATCCTCAAGAGTCAGCTGAACTGATCGAACTGTGGCATAACTACCGCGCCGGACTCTAG
- a CDS encoding aminotransferase class V-fold PLP-dependent enzyme, protein MNFSRRELMKTVGAGALALGAGQNMTADSSGGAMGVPPDFSVVRSEFPRAAKHLWLAAAETHPFSVHTLRALEEYSQYRALGALGRDGFTPAEQAETKQMFGALINASAEEIAFVLSTTDGENLVVSGLGLAGLGGNVVIDDLHFAASRYLYTALAEAGHIDLRVVRHRDWQIDVADMERAIDANTRLVSMALVSNINGYMHNVRAISDIAHAHGAYVYADIIQAAGNTPVDVQAMGIDCCACSTYKWLMGDFGLGFLYVKRDLQGDVIKQTRYGLRQVTQKDGHFVPRPGAAIYEGTTTMPYLPAVCAHQGLKYLARLGVRNIRTHTKRLVDRLQTEMPGLGYPSITPLDTPTPIVSFLTAEPDVTRAKLDRAFGQRVVSPGQWQMTDSSGTTQSVRGIRIGVSVYNNDTDIDAFLNALD, encoded by the coding sequence ATGAATTTCAGTAGACGTGAATTGATGAAGACTGTCGGGGCAGGTGCGCTAGCGCTTGGGGCTGGACAAAACATGACTGCTGACTCCAGTGGTGGTGCAATGGGAGTGCCCCCAGATTTCTCAGTCGTCAGATCGGAGTTCCCCCGTGCTGCCAAGCACCTATGGCTAGCAGCGGCCGAAACCCATCCGTTTAGTGTTCATACCCTACGAGCTCTTGAAGAGTACTCGCAGTATCGAGCGCTGGGAGCGTTAGGCCGAGATGGCTTTACCCCGGCCGAGCAGGCTGAGACAAAGCAAATGTTTGGGGCGCTTATTAATGCGAGTGCTGAGGAGATTGCTTTTGTTTTGAGTACGACTGATGGGGAGAATTTGGTTGTATCAGGACTCGGCCTGGCAGGGTTGGGTGGCAACGTAGTAATTGACGACCTTCACTTCGCAGCTTCCCGCTATCTGTATACAGCTTTAGCCGAGGCGGGCCACATCGACCTCCGTGTTGTCCGGCATCGCGATTGGCAAATCGATGTTGCCGACATGGAGCGAGCGATCGATGCGAATACTCGCTTGGTGTCAATGGCTTTGGTGTCCAACATTAATGGCTACATGCACAACGTACGTGCGATCAGTGATATCGCTCACGCTCATGGTGCTTATGTTTATGCTGACATTATTCAGGCAGCGGGTAATACCCCTGTTGACGTGCAGGCAATGGGAATCGACTGCTGTGCGTGCAGTACCTACAAGTGGCTTATGGGGGACTTTGGCTTAGGATTTTTATATGTCAAGCGCGATCTGCAGGGTGATGTGATCAAGCAAACACGATATGGCTTACGGCAAGTAACACAAAAAGACGGTCACTTTGTTCCTCGGCCTGGTGCTGCAATATACGAGGGAACAACAACGATGCCCTACTTACCGGCCGTGTGTGCACATCAGGGACTCAAGTATCTCGCGCGGCTGGGAGTTCGAAACATTCGTACACACACGAAGCGACTTGTGGATCGCCTACAAACGGAGATGCCGGGACTTGGCTATCCGTCCATTACGCCTCTAGACACACCGACGCCGATTGTCAGTTTCCTTACAGCCGAACCTGATGTTACTCGTGCCAAACTCGATCGTGCTTTCGGTCAGCGTGTGGTGTCTCCAGGTCAATGGCAGATGACTGATTCTAGTGGTACAACACAATCGGTTCGGGGAATCAGGATCGGAGTATCTGTGTATAACAACGACACGGATATCGACGCCTTTTTGAACGCGCTTGACTAG
- a CDS encoding SDR family oxidoreductase has protein sequence MSDNRVAIVTAAGKGMGEAIARELARADYRLSLMSVSGAAETLADELGAVGVTGSVTEPDDLERLVKVTLEQYGQLDAVVNNTGHPPKGPLLDLTDSDWRTGLDLLLLSVIRMARLVTPVLKAQGGGAIVNISTFAAFEPSAAFPISATLRAALGSFTKLYADTHASDGIRMNSVLPGFVDSFPVVDEHLQQIPMGRYGSVNEIGKTVRFLLSADAGYITGQNLRVDGGITHGV, from the coding sequence ATGTCCGACAATCGTGTGGCGATTGTAACTGCGGCCGGCAAAGGTATGGGTGAGGCTATCGCTCGTGAACTTGCTAGGGCTGACTACCGCTTGTCTTTGATGTCGGTCTCGGGAGCCGCCGAGACGCTCGCAGACGAGTTGGGCGCGGTCGGTGTCACTGGGTCAGTCACGGAGCCAGATGACCTGGAACGTCTCGTGAAGGTCACACTCGAACAGTATGGGCAGCTTGATGCCGTCGTCAACAATACCGGCCATCCACCGAAGGGGCCACTGCTAGATTTAACGGATAGCGATTGGCGAACTGGACTTGACCTACTTTTACTGAGTGTAATCCGGATGGCGCGGTTGGTCACACCTGTGCTAAAGGCTCAGGGCGGTGGCGCCATAGTTAACATTTCTACGTTTGCTGCCTTCGAGCCGTCAGCAGCATTTCCGATTTCAGCGACACTGCGAGCAGCGTTAGGGAGTTTCACCAAGCTTTATGCTGATACCCATGCTAGTGACGGGATTAGGATGAACAGTGTGCTGCCTGGGTTTGTGGATTCATTTCCGGTGGTCGATGAGCATCTACAGCAGATTCCGATGGGACGGTACGGTTCGGTCAATGAAATTGGTAAGACGGTTCGATTCTTGCTGTCGGCGGATGCTGGATATATTACTGGTCAAAACCTTCGGGTTGACGGAGGAATTACGCACGGGGTGTAG
- a CDS encoding DUF5916 domain-containing protein has protein sequence MSGEVASVPGTPAVKTQDADGQVTVRAVRISNPLVVDGRLDDPVYQTVPAIDGFIQQLPDEGAPPTEPTEIWILFDDDNIYLSARCWDSQPERMVADEMTRDARAIWRNELLSVIFDTFHDGRNGMNFSTNPLGGLMDALVTDESAVNLDWNTVWDAQTSLFEQGWMVEMMIPFKSLRFKAGGGEQTWGINVSRRVQWKNESSFLSPVPASLGPRGMMQVSAAATLVGIEPPTTIKNLEIKPSAISGAFTNKKVTPVRSNDLTGEVGIDVKYGLTRSLIADFTVNTDFAQVEADEQQVNLTRFSLFFPEKREFFLEGQGIFSFGDTGAVNWGGPPSDTPVLFFSRRIGLEGGSEVPIRAGGRVTGRAGPYSIGLLNIQTGDSASADALSTNFSVVRVKRDMLRRSNFGVIYTRRSRLENGLGVNQVYGADLNLRFYENINFTNYYAQTDTPGLAESNSSYRSKFDYTGDLYGITAEHLTVGKNFNPEIGFVRRDNFRRNFAQFRFSPRPRSIPWLRRMIYQGSFDYITDMTGTLETRASKLRLEMELENSDRWNLQYTDSFEGLPEEFKLTSDVILPVGGYSFGHLRTEYDFGTQRRLSGRLFFSRGTFYSGTRSDVGYQGRAVFTPRLAIEPRLSVSDVDLPQGSFTTTLLGTRASFTVSPRMFLAALLQFNSSSKAVDTNIRFRWEYEPGSDLFIVYSDGRDTGLEGFPRLENRSFVVKFTRLFRF, from the coding sequence ATGAGCGGCGAGGTAGCTAGTGTACCTGGAACACCTGCTGTGAAGACACAGGATGCCGATGGCCAGGTGACGGTTCGCGCGGTGCGCATCTCAAATCCCCTTGTGGTAGATGGTCGACTCGATGACCCGGTCTACCAAACTGTGCCAGCGATAGACGGCTTCATCCAGCAATTACCAGATGAAGGAGCCCCGCCCACTGAACCGACAGAAATTTGGATTCTGTTTGATGACGACAACATCTATCTGTCAGCGCGTTGCTGGGACAGTCAACCGGAACGAATGGTGGCTGATGAAATGACTCGAGACGCGCGGGCCATATGGCGCAACGAACTCTTGTCAGTCATCTTCGACACCTTCCACGATGGCCGAAATGGTATGAACTTTTCCACAAATCCACTTGGCGGATTGATGGACGCCCTTGTCACCGACGAAAGCGCCGTGAATCTTGACTGGAATACTGTTTGGGATGCCCAAACGAGCCTTTTTGAGCAGGGGTGGATGGTTGAGATGATGATTCCATTCAAGTCGCTGCGTTTCAAGGCTGGTGGCGGCGAGCAGACCTGGGGAATCAATGTCTCACGTCGGGTCCAGTGGAAGAACGAGTCTTCGTTCCTGAGTCCTGTGCCGGCGTCGCTCGGTCCCCGAGGAATGATGCAGGTGTCAGCAGCTGCCACGCTGGTGGGTATTGAACCTCCAACCACCATCAAAAACCTTGAGATAAAGCCGTCCGCGATCTCCGGAGCATTCACTAACAAGAAAGTGACGCCAGTCAGATCGAATGACCTTACAGGTGAAGTCGGTATTGATGTGAAGTATGGACTTACCCGGAGTCTCATCGCTGACTTTACCGTGAATACCGATTTTGCCCAGGTCGAAGCCGATGAGCAACAAGTGAATCTGACACGCTTCAGTCTTTTCTTCCCGGAAAAGCGCGAGTTCTTTCTCGAAGGTCAGGGAATATTTTCGTTTGGCGACACGGGCGCGGTCAATTGGGGAGGGCCTCCCAGTGATACGCCAGTGCTGTTTTTTAGTCGGCGTATTGGTCTTGAAGGTGGGAGCGAAGTCCCGATTCGCGCCGGTGGACGCGTGACTGGCCGAGCGGGTCCATATTCAATTGGGCTACTCAACATCCAGACCGGCGACTCCGCTTCGGCCGACGCGCTCTCAACGAATTTTTCCGTGGTTCGGGTGAAGCGGGACATGCTGCGGCGCAGTAATTTTGGCGTGATTTACACGCGCCGAAGCCGACTTGAAAATGGCCTGGGTGTCAATCAGGTCTACGGTGCTGACCTGAACCTCCGATTCTACGAAAATATCAACTTTACAAACTATTACGCTCAAACCGACACGCCAGGACTCGCCGAATCCAATTCGAGCTACCGGAGCAAGTTCGACTACACCGGTGACCTCTACGGCATTACTGCCGAGCATCTCACTGTGGGCAAGAATTTTAACCCGGAGATCGGATTTGTACGCCGTGATAACTTCCGGCGAAACTTTGCTCAGTTCCGGTTTAGTCCGCGACCCCGCTCAATTCCATGGCTGCGACGAATGATCTATCAAGGCAGCTTTGACTACATTACGGATATGACGGGGACTCTTGAAACCCGTGCAAGCAAACTACGATTAGAGATGGAGCTTGAGAACAGCGATAGGTGGAACCTGCAGTACACGGATTCATTCGAAGGGTTGCCGGAAGAGTTTAAGCTCACCTCTGACGTCATCCTGCCTGTCGGTGGTTACAGCTTTGGCCACCTCCGGACCGAATATGATTTTGGTACACAGCGACGCCTGTCAGGCAGGCTCTTTTTCAGTCGCGGTACTTTCTATAGCGGCACCCGCAGCGATGTTGGCTACCAAGGGCGTGCGGTCTTTACGCCGCGACTGGCTATTGAACCACGGCTTTCAGTGAGTGACGTTGATTTGCCCCAAGGCTCGTTTACGACAACCTTACTAGGCACGCGTGCGAGTTTTACGGTTTCCCCCAGGATGTTCTTAGCTGCGCTACTACAGTTCAACTCAAGCAGTAAGGCGGTCGATACGAATATTCGCTTTCGATGGGAATATGAACCTGGTAGCGACCTGTTTATTGTCTACAGCGATGGCCGGGATACCGGCCTCGAAGGTTTCCCGCGGCTTGAGAACCGCTCTTTCGTTGTGAAGTTCACGCGGTTGTTCAGGTTCTGA
- a CDS encoding DUF305 domain-containing protein — translation MAFQYLATFALVFLTMACRSTGVDPLTPDVNTGQSAGGTPAPLLQGGAPGEASRNITVEEATDLSGIQHTTADVAFMQGMISHHAQALEMTALLYERSTWQDIRMLAQRIDVSQADEISMMRAWLAVRDEGVPGNAEHHADGTMLMPGMLTPDQMAELAAATGSDFDRLFLEYMIMHHQGAVVMVEELFASPGAAQESQIFSFASDVIADQSMEITRMRRMRGMLEDE, via the coding sequence ATGGCGTTTCAATATCTGGCTACCTTCGCCCTCGTTTTCCTAACCATGGCCTGCCGGTCGACCGGTGTCGACCCACTAACGCCAGATGTAAATACTGGACAGTCCGCGGGTGGAACACCTGCGCCCCTCTTGCAGGGTGGGGCTCCAGGAGAGGCAAGCCGGAATATCACGGTCGAGGAAGCAACGGACCTCTCCGGAATCCAGCACACAACAGCCGATGTAGCGTTTATGCAAGGCATGATTAGCCATCACGCGCAAGCCTTGGAAATGACTGCTCTGCTATACGAGCGGTCTACCTGGCAGGACATTCGCATGCTTGCCCAACGAATTGACGTTTCGCAGGCCGACGAAATCAGCATGATGCGGGCCTGGCTAGCGGTCCGTGACGAGGGAGTGCCCGGAAACGCGGAACACCACGCGGATGGCACGATGTTAATGCCTGGGATGCTGACACCAGACCAGATGGCCGAGCTGGCAGCTGCGACCGGGTCAGACTTCGACCGACTGTTTCTTGAATACATGATCATGCACCACCAGGGCGCGGTGGTCATGGTCGAGGAGTTGTTTGCGAGTCCCGGCGCGGCTCAGGAATCGCAGATTTTTAGCTTTGCTTCAGACGTCATTGCCGACCAGAGCATGGAGATCACGCGAATGCGCCGTATGCGTGGCATGCTCGAGGATGAATAA
- a CDS encoding GMC oxidoreductase produces MPGTAIREHGTCRMGIDPNQSVLDAYSRMHDVDNVFVVDGSVFTTASEKNPTLSILAPSWRASDYLAEELRRGNL; encoded by the coding sequence ATACCTGGCACGGCGATACGTGAGCATGGCACTTGCCGCATGGGCATTGACCCTAACCAGTCAGTTTTAGATGCCTACAGTCGGATGCACGACGTAGACAACGTATTTGTAGTGGACGGTTCGGTCTTTACCACTGCATCGGAAAAAAATCCGACGCTGAGCATCCTAGCACCGTCCTGGCGGGCGAGCGACTATCTAGCAGAGGAATTGAGGCGCGGAAACCTGTAA